The Streptomyces sp. NBC_00162 sequence ATCGGGCGCTGGATCAGCTTCGGGTGCGCGGCCAGGTGCGCGATCCAGCGCCCCCGCGCCGCGTCGGTCTCCTCGCGCGGCAGGTCCCGTACGCCCGTCTCCTTGGCCAGCGGGTCCGAGGTGCGCGTGATGTCCCACGGCTCCAGCCCGAGTCGGCCGAGCACCTCGCGGATCTCGTCCTCGGAGGGCACGTCCTCCAGGTACCGGCGCACGGTGTAGTCGGCGCCCTCCGCGTCCAGCAGGGTCAGCGCGCTGCGGCACTTGGAACACGCGGGATTGATCCAGATCTCCATGATGCCCAGCCTATCGAGAGCCGGTCCGAAGCCGGTCGGGAAGCCCGCCCCGAGCCTGTCTGGCCAGGGGCTTTTGTCAGTGGTCCCCGGTAAAATCGAGGGAGAACGACAGGAAGCCAACTACCGTTTGGGAGGCTGTAGATGGCCACTGCCACCACCATTCAGCACGTCAAGAAGAAGCCGCTGCCGGCGGGCCTGCCCCGCGAGTGGTACGAGAGCCACAACCGCCGCCTCAAGGCGATGCGCCTGGCGATATCCCTGCTCGACTCGGGGACTTATGACGCCCGGCGCGCCACCAACCGGAAGATCCGGACGATGGCCGTCCGGACGGGGATCCACCGGCCGTCCAACGTCACCTGCAAGATGGTGCGCGCCTTCATCCAGGAGGCATGAGCCGGCCGTACCGAGTCGTGCGGGCGCCGGCCCGCCGGGTGGAGGCCCCGGCGGACCGGCGTCGGTGACCGGCGGGCCGGCGGTCACTTCTCGTCGAAGACGAGCTCCTCGGGCTGGCGCGTCATCCTCACGGTGTGGCCGTTGATGACCTCGACCACGCGGTGCAGACCGACCTTCTCCTCGGGTTCCGACGTGATGCGGAACCTGTCCCCGGCTCCGGCCAGGTAGGAGGGGAAGCAGTTCAGCAACGGTTCATAAGGCTTGAGGTCCAGGTATTCCTTCAGCCGGCGGAACAGCTTCGGGAGGATGACCGCCCCGTCCGCCGCCGTGATGGAGGGCATTCCGGTGATCTTCGCGCCCTTCATGGTCACGTCGACGTCGTCGGCCCACACCCCCTTCTTGGCCGCCCTCGCCTTCTGGGTCTCGGTGGTGAGGAACTCGCGCAGTTCCCTGGGGAAGGCCGAGTAGAAGGTCGGGTAGACCAGGCCGAGCGAGATCAGGTGGAAGTTGGCCGTCTTCTTCAGCAGTTCCTGGTCGACTCTGATCTCGTAGCCGGAGGCCGCGGGCGGGGTGCCGCGGCCGACCAGGGCCACACAGCGGCCGTAGATGTCGGAGCCCCCGGTGAGGATGAAGCCGGGCACGCTCTCGGGGATGGTGGCGACGGTCTCGTCCTCGTGCCGGTCGACGCTGGCGAAGCCGACCCAGGCCAGCAGCTCGTTCGCGGCCCGGTGTGCGAGGTCCAGCGGCTGATGCTGCTCAGGCCCGTAGGCGCCCTCGTAGTGGGTCTCCAGCGCGTCGACGGACTCCAGCCGGACACTGACGCGGCCGTCCGCCGCGGGCACGATCTGCTTGCACCCGGGCACGAGTTTCCAGTCGGCCACGTTGTCCGGGATGAAGGG is a genomic window containing:
- a CDS encoding ArsC/Spx/MgsR family protein → MEIWINPACSKCRSALTLLDAEGADYTVRRYLEDVPSEDEIREVLGRLGLEPWDITRTSDPLAKETGVRDLPREETDAARGRWIAHLAAHPKLIQRPIITAEDGTAVVARSEEAVREALSRKG
- a CDS encoding thermonuclease family protein, whose protein sequence is MSMLLIKGTFRVPPKSKPDGDTVPFIPDNVADWKLVPGCKQIVPAADGRVSVRLESVDALETHYEGAYGPEQHQPLDLAHRAANELLAWVGFASVDRHEDETVATIPESVPGFILTGGSDIYGRCVALVGRGTPPAASGYEIRVDQELLKKTANFHLISLGLVYPTFYSAFPRELREFLTTETQKARAAKKGVWADDVDVTMKGAKITGMPSITAADGAVILPKLFRRLKEYLDLKPYEPLLNCFPSYLAGAGDRFRITSEPEEKVGLHRVVEVINGHTVRMTRQPEELVFDEK